One window from the genome of Pempheris klunzingeri isolate RE-2024b chromosome 7, fPemKlu1.hap1, whole genome shotgun sequence encodes:
- the npffr1l2 gene encoding neuropeptide FF receptor 1 like 2, with protein sequence MEGMELEGSMAVVINTSLDGTANITNITFLPYYQHSLYVAASYILAYLFIFLLCMVGNILVCLIVLENQRMRTVTNLFILNLAISDLLVGIFCIPTTLVDNLITGWPFSKTVCKMSGFVQGVSVSASVFTLVTIAVERFRCIVYPLQPKLTVLVAKAAIVLIWVLAVAIMCPAAVALTVEKVPYHYMVYNYDLNHTFPLYTCYENFADPQMRKVYTAVLFAHIYLVPLTVITVMYGSIGVKLCSTVVANREPQLCHATAQIEGRRAVQPMISQKKIRVIKMLILVTLLFMLSWLPLWTLMMMTDYAGLDRDQLDLLTSYIFPFAHWLAFSNSSVNPIIYGYYNENFKRGLQVVCKSRPFCCLVQCQLWRRMARWGRKERSVQAPCGGRNFRDATIGHNHRVLGLRNRVHNDNNLTNTAEVNKCASVGCVVVHSERSLADRGLEMAAIHKKGNNVAESDRVSSVAASVYHAWDN encoded by the exons ATGGAAGGGATGGAGCTGGAGGGATCAATGGCAGTCGTCATAAACACCAGCCTAGACGGCACCGCAAACATCACCAACATTACCTTTCTCCCATACTATCAGCACTCTCTGTATGTGGCCGCCAGCTACATTCTGGCCTacctcttcatcttcctgctcTGTATGGTGGGGAACATCCTGGTGTGTCTGATCGTACTGGAAAACCAGCGTATGCGCACAGTCACCAACCTCTTCATCCTCAACCTGGCTATCAGTGACCTACTGGTGGGAATCTTCTGCATCCCTACAACACTGGTGGACAACCTCATCacag gTTGGCCCTTTTCCAAAACCGTGTGCAAGATGAGCGGCTTCGTGCAGGGGGTGTCTGTTTCTGCATCTGTCTTCACCTTGGTGACCATCGCTGTTGAAAG GTTTCGCTGCATCGTCTACCCTCTCCAACCCAAGCTGACTGTACTTGTTGCCAAGGCAGCCATCGTGTTAATCTGGGTGCTAGCAGTGGCGATCATGTGTCCTGCTGCCGTGGCActgactgtggagaaagttCCTTACCACTACATGGTGTACAATTATGACTTAAACCACACATTCCCCCTGTACACCTGCTACGAAAACTTTGCCGACCCACAGATGAGGAAGGTCTACACAGCGGTTCTATTTGCTCACATCTACCTGGTGCCCCTCACCGTCATCACAGTGATGTATGGAAGCATTGGAGTCAAACTGTGTTCCACTGTGGTTGCGAACAGAGAGCCACAGTTGTGCCACGCCACAGCCCAGATCGAGGGCAGAAGGGCCGTTCAGCCAATGATATCCCAGAAAAAAATCAGAGTGATAAAGATGCTCATCCTAGTGACTTTGCTTTTCATGCTGTCCTGGCTGCCACTCTGGACCCTCATGATGATGACAGATTATGCAGGCTTGGACAGGGACCAGCTGGACCTCCTGACCAGCTACATCTTCCCTTTTGCCCACTGGCTGGCTTTCTCCAACTCCAGTGTCAACCCCATCATCTATGGCTACTACAATGAGAATTTTAAGAGGGGCTTGCAGGTAGTGTGCAAGTCCAGGCCCTTCTGTTGCCTTGTGCAATGCCAGCTTTGGAGAAGGATGGCCAGGTGGGGCAGGAAAGAAAGGTCTGTGCAAGCACCTTGTGGAGGTAGGAACTTCAGAGATGCCACCATCGGTCACAATCACCGTGTCTTGGGACTGAGAAATCGAGTCCATAACGACAACAATTTGACCAACACAGCGGAGGTGAATAAGTGTGCAAGCGTGGGGTGTGTAGTGGTCCACTCAGAGAGAAGTCTTGCAGATCGAGGGTTAGAAATGGCAGCTATTCACAAGAAAGGCAATAATGTTGCTGAGTCAGACAGGGTTAGTTCTGTGGCAGCCTCAGTTTATCATGCGTGGGATAACTGA
- the hk2 gene encoding hexokinase-2: MLASSLLSNYCTEHHDGQASKVDNYLHQFQLSDETLMDVSIRFRREMDKGLCRDTNPTAAVKMLPTFVRSTPDGTEQGEFLALDLGGANFRVLLVKVKADGRQEVDMESQIYAIPENLMRGSGSELFDHIADCLANFMEKLGIKDKKLPLGFTFSFPCQQTKLDEGVLLSWTKGFKSNGVEGKDVVSLLRKSIKKRGDLDINILALINDTVGTMMTCGYDDHHCEIGLIVGTGTNACYMEQMRNLELQDGDEGRMCVNTEWGALGDDGALEDLRTDIDREIDAGSLNPGKQLFEKMISGMYMGEVVRLILVRMTREQLLFQGKTTAELLTTGSFNTSYIYTIENDKDEEGLASAEKVLRQLGLDPSAEDCITTHRVCQIVSTRAAHLCAATLVAVLRQIRDNKAAEKLRTTIGVDGSVYKNHPEFSRRLHKMVRRLVPDCDVRFLQSPCGSGKGAAMVTAVAYRLATQQAERQRILDTLRLSREQLLEVKRRMSEEMVRGLSKQTHEQASVKMLPTYVRSTPDGTEHGDFLALDLGGSSFRVLLVQVRSGKRHNVGMHHKIYSIPQEIMQGTGEELFNHIVHCIADFLEYMGMRGASLPLGFTFSFPCHQSRLDQGILLKWTKGFKASGCEGQDVIMLLKDAVRRRQEFDLNFVAVVNDTVGTMMTCSYEDPKCEVGLIVGTGTNVCYMEDIKNIELVEGEDGLMCVNMEWGAFGEHGELDDFCTHFDHIVDNCSNYPGKQRYEKMISGMYLGEIVRNVLMDFTAKGLLFRGKLSERLKTRGIFETKFLSQIETDRLAMRQVRSILQHLGLTNSTCDDSVLVKEVCSVVARRAAQLCGAGLAAVVDKIRQNRNLNQLSITVGVDGTLYKTHPHFSSIMQETLLDLAPQCQVTFHKSEDGSGKGAALITAVASRMESEGQH, translated from the exons GTGGACAATTACCTGCACCAGTTTCAACTGTCAGATGAGACTTTGATGGATGTGTCAATAAGATTTCGGCGAGAGATGGACAAAGGCCTGTGCAGAGACACCAACCCCACAGCTGCTGTCAAGATGCTGCCCACATTTGTGCGCTCCACTCCTGATGGAACAG aGCAAGGTGAATTCCTGGCCCTTGACCTTGGTGGAGCCAACTTCAGAGTGCTTCTGGTCAAAGTTAAGGCAGATGGCAGGCAAGAGGTGGATATGGAAAGTCAGATTTATGCCATTCCTGAAAACCTGATGAGAGGCAGCGGATCTGAG TTATTTGACCACATAGCTGATTGTCTGGCTAATTTCATGGAGAAGCTGGGCATAAAGGATAAAAAGCTCCCTCTGGGTTTCACCTTCTCTTTTCCCTGTCAGCAGACAAAGTTGGATGAG gGTGTTTTACTGTCTTGGACGAAAGGCTTCAAGTCAAATGGAGTAGAGGGAAAGGATGTGGTCAGTCTTCTGAGGAAATCAATCAAGAAACGAGGG GACTTGGACATTAACATTTTGGCTTTGATCAATGACACAGTGGGAACCATGATGACCTGTGGCTATGATGATCATCACTGTGAAATTGGCCTCATTGTGG GAACGGGAACCAATGCCTGCTACATGGAGCAGATGAGGAACCTTGAGCTGCAGGATGGCGATGAGGGGAGGATGTGTGTTAATACAGAGTGGGGAGCTTTAGGAGATGATGGCGCCCTGGAGGACCTCCGCACTGACATTGATCGGGAAATAGACGCAGGCTCTCTGAACCCTGGCAAACAGCT GTTTGAGAAGATGATCAGCGGTATGTACATGGGGGAAGTGGTGCGTCTCATCCTGGTGAGGATGaccagagagcagctgctgtttcaggGAAAAACTACAGCCGAGCTCCTCACCACTGGAAGCTTCAACACCAGCTACATCTATACGATTGAGAATGACaa AGATGAGGAAGGTCTGGCAAGTGCTGAAAAAGTGCTGCGTCAACTGGGTCTGGACCCGTCAGCCGAGGATTGCATAACCACTCATAGAGTGTGCCAGATAGTATCTACACGGGCCGCACACTTGTGTGCCGCCACTCTAGTGGCAGTGCTGCGCCAGATTCGGGATAACAAAGCAGCCGAGAAGCTGCGTACCACTATTGGAGTAGATGGCTCTGTTTACAAGAATCATCCAGA GTTTTCCAGGAGGCTCCACAAAATGGTGCGGCGACTTGTGCCAGACTGTGATGTTCGTTTTTTGCAGTCGCCATGTGGCAGCGGGAAAGGTGCAGCTATGGTAACAGCAGTGGCCTACCGTCTCGCCACTCAACAAGCTGAACGTCAGCGCATCCTCGACACCTTGCGTTTGAGTCGTGAACAGCTGCTGGAGGTGAAGAGGCGAATGAGTGAGGAGATGGTGCGAGGTCTGTCAAAGCAAACCCATGAGCAGGCCAGTGTCAAGATGCTTCCCACCTATGTCAGGTCCACACCAGATGGAACAG AGCATGGTGACTTCTTGGCGTTGGACCTCGGGGGCTCCAGCTTTCGAGTGCTGCTGGTTCAAGTGCGAAGTGGAAAGAGACACAATGTGGGCATGCACCATAAGATCTACAGCATCCCACAGGAGATCATGCAGGGCACAGGGGAAGAG CTTTTCAACCACATTGTGCACTGCATTGCCGACTTTCTGGAGTACATGGGCATGAGAGGAGCGTCCTTACCCCTGGGATTTACATTCTCCTTCCCCTGTCACCAAAGCAGGCTGGATCAG GGCATTCTTCTCAAGTGGACAAAGGGTTTCAAGGCCAGCGGCTGTGAAGGACAAGACGTCATTATGTTACTTAAAGATGCTGTCCGCCGCCGACAG GAATTTGACTTGAACTTTGTGGCGGTGGTTAATGACACAGTGGGAACCATGATGACCTGCAGCTATGAGGACCCCAAATGTGAGGTGGGACTCATCGTAG GCACAGGGACCAATGTCTGTTACATGGAGGACATTAAGAACATTGAACTGGTGGAAGGTGAAGACGGTCTAATGTGCGTCAACATGGAGTGGGGAGCCTttggtgaacatggtgaacTTGATGACTTCTGCACCCACTTTGACCACATTGTTGATAATTGCTCTAACTACCCTGGGAAACAAAG GTATGAGAAGATGATCAGTGGCATGTACCTGGGGGAGATAGTGAGGAATGTGCTCATGGATTTCACCGCTAAGGGCCTGCTGTTCAGAGGCAAACTGTCCGAGCGACTCAAGACCCGGGGCATCTTCGAGACAAAGTTCTTGTCACAGATTGAAAC TGACCGCCTAGCCATGCGACAGGTTCGCTCCATCCTGCAGCACCTAGGCCTCACCAACTCCACATGTGACGACAGCGTGCTAGTGAAGGAGGTGTGTAGTGTGGTCGCCCGTCGTGCAGCTCAGCTCTGTGGTGCCGGTCTAGCCGCTGTGGTCGACAAGATCCGACAGAACCGCAACCTGAATCAGCTTTCCATCACTGTGGGAGTGGACGGCACCCTTTATAAGACGCACCCTCA CTTCTCCAGCATCATGCAAGAGACATTGCTGGATTTGGCACCTCAGTGTCAGGTGACTTTCCATAAGTCAGAGGATGGGAGTGGGAAGGGAGCGGCTCTCATCACAGCTGTGGCCAGTAGGATGGAGAGCGAAGGGCAGCACTGA